The genomic segment CTGCTGTCATCTTTTATATCAACCAGCTTGCTTGCCTGACTTCTGAAATGCAAGGCTTTAAATACTGCTTCGTTCAACTTACCCAGAGGACACTTTTCTCATTAGATTTAGCacactgtgccagcagcagtaAAGGAGATGGCTGTACGGGCTCAGCTGTGTTTATTCCTTGGACCGGGACACTGGCGGGCACAATCATGAAATTCCTCTGCTGTCCCAAAGGAAATGCGCAGGCCACGTTACAAAAACACATcctaaaaatccctttgccctAAAATTATTTCGCTCAGAGCTCCACCTCCTTTGTTTCTCATCACGGTGAAGAAGTAGAACGGCAGCACCGCATTTTTCTCTCGAAAGGTTTCCTGCTGAGGGGTGCTCCCTCACTGCTCGGCCAAGCGGGACCGGAGCCACCCCACAGCTGGAGGGGCTCGAGGAGGTGCGGAAGGCTCCGGGAAAGTGGCAATGGCGCGTCCTCCTCGGGGACAGGATCGGATTTTCCACTAAACCAGCGGTTTTCGAAACAACCTCGGGAGCGGAGCGCCCGGATGGGAGGGACGGTGGGAGGGAGAAGGCGGGAGCGGTGGGACGGGACGAGATGGAAGAGGAGACGGACGTGGTAGCTCTCGGTCAGCGTCGCCCCTGAGCCCGACAGGATCGGAGCAAGCGCCATCTTCATCCTATTTATAGCGGGAGCAGCGCGCCGGGAGCCCGGCCACGGGAGCAGCGGGGCAGGCGCCGGGGTGAGCGGGGCTCGGGGGATGCGAGCGGGCGTTTCCAGCAGGATGCGGCCCCTCCAGGCTCGGCAGCgcgggcagccccggcagccGCGTCCCGGCAGCggagcgggcccggcccggccccggcggagCCCCGAGCGGAGCGCGGCCGGGAGGGGAGCGCGGGCacggcgggcgggcgggcgggggcagCCGGGCACGGCGGCAGCAGCCGGacgcccgcccggcccggcccggccccgggcggATGCGCTGCCTGCGAGCGGGGCCGTTCGCTGCCTCGCCCTGCGCcggcgggcggcagcggccCCGAGCCGGCTCCGGCCCAGCGGGGCCCCCGCTCCGGCAGCCGCTGCCCTCGGCGCCCGCCACTGACACCCTCCGTGCCTGCGCTCCCgccagctgcccctgcacagccctcgCCTGCCCGCTGCGCTCTGCCCTGCGCTCACACAGCCCCGCTGCGCCTGCACGGCCTGACTGCACCATCCCGGGATGGCAGAAGGCGGGCGCGACCCCCAGCCCGGGGACCTGATCGAGATCGACCGGCCAGGTTACCAGCACTGGGCCCTCTACGTGGGGGATGGATATGTCATCAACGTCACACCTGTAGGTAAGGCTTGTGCCACCTGGCAAGGTGCAGAGTGGGTGTTGAGATGCCCCAGGAACCCTGTCTCcctccatgtgctgctgctcgTAGACTCTGTGTATGTAGATGACCtttccaggagcagaggaaacaCATCTGAGGTCGTGGAGAGTCCAGAGACggtctgcctgcctgccttaTCTCTTCCCTGACTTCCCCAGATGAAGGAGCCCCATCTCTGTTGGTGAGCACCACATCAGTATTCACCAAAAAGGCCAAGGTGAAGAAGCAGCTCCTGAAGGTGGTGGTGGAAAATCATACGTGGCGTGTCAACAACAAGTATGACCGCTCCCGCACTCCTTTCCCTGTGAAGGAGATCATCCGGCGTGCTGAGCAATGGATTGACAGGGAGGTGCCATATGATGTGCTTACCAGCAATTGTGAGCACTTTGTGACAATGCTGCGCTACGGAGAAGGGGTCTCAGACCAGGTGAGTGCCAGGGGTGAGCCCTGGGtgcctcccagagcagctcctggctgctggctgtgagctgggcactgggacacagcctgcagcctgcaggggacAGCCCAGTGCCAGGCGTGGGCTCCAAAGCAGCGctgcctccccagagcccctgcccctgcagagtccctgtgctctgtctgcagcctgACAGTGCCCTctcactgagtgccacctcctggGGGAACAAACCTGGGTGCTGCCCCTTCTGCTAATGGGGCACATGGCTCTCACTCATTTATTTACCCTGAATATCCCTGCCTTTTCTACATTATCGTGCTGGGGGGTGAGTAAACATAAGTGCTCCTCATATTTCCAGCCTGTGTTTTACTTTCCCTTTTATAGGTCACAAAAGTAGTACTTGGTACTACAGCAGCTGTAGGAGGTATCCTTCTTGCTGGCCTTGCCACTGCTGTTGTGAAGGGCTTGTTTGGGGACTCATccaagagagagagaaagtaCTACTGATGGGCTGTCAGGAAGAGCTCAGCGCAAGGCAGGGGGATCTCCTGGCCACAGCATTCACTGATCAGCTTTTGCTGTACCTGCCATCAAGGCTTCCTAGCAACTGTGCCACCTTTGCTGTAAtcattaaataatattaatataacaataaataattaatatttaattaaataaattgtcAGAAATACAAGCTTTAATTGCccaaaaatcttcttttatCTAACTTTGGATCGAAGTTCAACTGTCcagccttcttttttccctctatatcattaaaaataaaaagtcaggATTGGCATCATTTTAAGTGACCTCTGGCAGTACTAGCCTGGTTGCCATTTCTACTTTTATTTCATTGCCTGTGATGATTCTTGTGGTAGTCTGGGCACATTTGCACTGGTGCAGGCTTTTAATCCCTTTTCATCAATTGGTTCCTGTAGGCTTTTTCTGTATATCTGTGATTTTAACCTCAACTTTCCAAAAAAGTCTGAAAAGCACTGCTGAGGGTTTTCCAGCTGAGGGTCAATGTAGGTGGGAAAGCCCTGGCTACACTGTCTGCAAAGTAGCAGGCAGGGCATGTTCAGTGTCTTGAGTCTGTACTTGTGCTGCTTAAACTGAGAAACTCCTGGGAGGTCACAGGGAAGGTCAGGTCTTATAAGCTGTACCCTTCAGAGTTTTACAGGAGTGCTCTGGTTTTGGCATGATGGTGTTTTGCATGGTTTTTCCCTGCCTACAAAGTGTTAACAAATATACTGAGCCACACCATTTCCTTGTCACAAAGCTGATGTGTGCATTGTCTTGGAAGAAAACTCTTCAGGCTAAGTGTGCTTTATTGTCCTTTACCTGGGGGATCTGCCTTGAGTGTTTGGAAGCAGGTTAGCTGCATCCCACCTGTGAGACACAgagtctgtgctgcttttgttacAGGCAACTGCCTGGactgcagggacaggtgagagcaGAAGAGCTGCGTGTGAGAGCCTGCCTGGTTTTGTCTGCTTTTGAGAAAAGACAGGTTGTCCAGGTTTAACCCCAGCTAGCAGCAAAGCACCAGGCAGCCACTTGTTCActcactgccctgccagccccatcaGGGAG from the Camarhynchus parvulus chromosome 9, STF_HiC, whole genome shotgun sequence genome contains:
- the LOC115907030 gene encoding basic proline-rich protein-like yields the protein MVQSGRAGAAGLCERRAERSGQARAVQGQLAGAQARRVSVAGAEGSGCRSGGPAGPEPARGRCRPPAQGEAANGPARRQRIRPGPGRAGRASGCCRRARLPPPARPPCPRSPPGRAPLGAPPGPGRARSAAGTRLPGLPALPSLEGPHPAGNARSHPPSPAHPGACPAAPVAGLPARCSRYK
- the LOC115906855 gene encoding phospholipase A and acyltransferase 1-like encodes the protein MAEGGRDPQPGDLIEIDRPGYQHWALYVGDGYVINVTPVDEGAPSLLVSTTSVFTKKAKVKKQLLKVVVENHTWRVNNKYDRSRTPFPVKEIIRRAEQWIDREVPYDVLTSNCEHFVTMLRYGEGVSDQVTKVVLGTTAAVGGILLAGLATAVVKGLFGDSSKRERKYY